From Caldisericaceae bacterium:
TTAATCGAAAAAGTTGGAAGAAAGCTAACTTTATTTTTCTCTTTTCTTTTAACGGGAGTTATGGCTTACTTTTTTGCAAGATCTTCAAGTAATACGACACTACTTGTCAATGGCAGTTTGATGACAATTTTCTGCATGAGTGCCTGGGGAGTTGTTTATGCTTATACTCCTGAACTTTTTCCAACAGAATTTAGGGCATCTGCAAATGGATCTGCAGGATCATTCGCAAGACTTGCAGGCATTGTTGCTCCTCTTTATATTTCCTTACTCTTTAATAAAAACCTTATCTTTGCTATAACATTTCTTGGAGTAATACTCCTTATTGCCTCTATATGGGTCTTTTTAGGTGGAGTTGAGACAAAAGCAAAGGAAATAGGATAAATGGATAAAGAGTCCCGTTTTGAAAAAATTATTGAAATTTTAGAGAAAGAAAACGCTCCTGTAAGTGGGAGTAAAATTGCAAACATATTAAACATAACTCGCCAAGTTGTAGTGCAGGATGTAGCGGTCCTTAAAAGTCGTGGTTATCAAATAATTTCAACAGCAAGAGGTTATGTTTTAAATAAAAGAGAGCCTCCTTTTAAAAGAGTGTTAGCAGTAAGACATTCAAAAGAAGATATTTTTAAGGAATTATCAATAATTGTCAATAATGGTGGGGAAGTTATTGATGTAATTGTCGAGCACCCGCTGTATGGTGAAATAAGAGGAATGCTTAATATTAGGACAATTGAAGATGTAAAAGCCTTTCTTTCTAAAATGGAAACTTCAAAGGCAGTGCCTTTAATGAGCCTTTCTAATGGAGTTCATTTGCATACGGTGGGTGCGTCAACTAACGAACAGTTGGATAAAATTGAAAAACTTTTAAAGGAAGAAGGGTTTCTTTTGTATTAATTAACTCAAGAAAATTTTAACTTTTAGCGTCTGCTTGTATAATAGAATACAAGGAGGCATCATGAAAGAAGATTTAATGAAAAAATTTGATGAAAAAAGTCTTGAAAAGTTGTTAAAACTCAACAACTCTTATTTGAATGATTTTGTGTTAAGATACGTTGAACTCATG
This genomic window contains:
- a CDS encoding transcription repressor NadR, giving the protein MDKESRFEKIIEILEKENAPVSGSKIANILNITRQVVVQDVAVLKSRGYQIISTARGYVLNKREPPFKRVLAVRHSKEDIFKELSIIVNNGGEVIDVIVEHPLYGEIRGMLNIRTIEDVKAFLSKMETSKAVPLMSLSNGVHLHTVGASTNEQLDKIEKLLKEEGFLLY